One Sphingomonas sabuli genomic region harbors:
- the prsK gene encoding XrtA/PEP-CTERM system histidine kinase PrsK has translation MPLTVAFWSHALAATMFATLLLWRATAGVRHPGHRLLLAAFALTACWAWLEALSQGSIMARYAETARNLVWVSLLYSLSVRGDGRQHGVRLVYGAVSAVLGMQLVATTMLLLVPSAAVAQTAVILRITAAAGALVLVHNLYGQASPSSRSNIRFAMLALASIWAYDLNFYTVAYLAPSTADGLADWRGLAVLLAGPLFALGAQREDDWRIKLSRAATFQSLSLLSICAYFAVMAVLATVLKGAGGAWLQSLSAALLAAMVVAAMVLVPSQRARGWAKVKIAKHFFEHRYDYRLEWLRFTETLGDAGQDARPLGERVVKAFADILESPGGLLIERDVSGRTAVCALWNWSGRSPDETDMAADEAFWASLGGEGIIELTASGSGLVPNWLVTLDQAWVGIPLIHQGAAVGLVVIGAPDYRRALDWEDYDLLKTAGRQAASAFSEAQGQRALADAQRFEEFNRRFAFILHDIKNLASQLSLLARNAERHAENAEFRADMIATLKMSIGKMNGLLARLSPQASGRGQRIQPQPLRDILASAIANRRGAHDVRLLGDCSEWAVVDAAGLEQAVGHLVQNAVEATGGPSGVTVRVSRSGGGVAIAIADTGSGMDAEFVRNRLFQPFASTKDTGFGIGAFEAKGVIEAMGGRIAVDSRPGAGTTFTLHLRAAQAPSADQRDVA, from the coding sequence TTGCCGCTGACGGTCGCCTTCTGGAGCCATGCGCTGGCGGCGACGATGTTCGCCACGCTGCTGCTGTGGCGGGCAACGGCCGGCGTTCGGCATCCCGGGCATCGGCTGCTGCTCGCCGCCTTTGCGCTCACGGCCTGCTGGGCGTGGCTCGAAGCGCTGTCGCAGGGCTCGATCATGGCCCGTTATGCCGAGACCGCGCGCAACCTCGTGTGGGTGTCGCTGCTTTACAGCCTGTCGGTGCGCGGCGACGGACGCCAGCACGGCGTGCGGTTGGTCTATGGCGCGGTGTCCGCGGTGCTCGGCATGCAACTGGTCGCGACGACCATGCTGCTCCTGGTGCCCAGTGCGGCCGTTGCGCAGACCGCGGTCATCCTGCGCATCACTGCCGCCGCCGGCGCGCTGGTGCTGGTCCACAATCTGTACGGGCAGGCTTCTCCATCGAGCCGGTCGAACATCCGCTTCGCCATGCTCGCGCTGGCCTCCATCTGGGCCTACGACCTCAATTTCTACACAGTCGCCTACCTGGCGCCGTCGACCGCCGACGGGCTGGCCGATTGGCGCGGACTAGCGGTGCTGCTGGCGGGCCCGCTATTCGCGCTCGGCGCCCAGCGCGAGGACGATTGGCGAATCAAGCTGTCGCGCGCGGCGACCTTCCAGTCGCTCTCCTTGCTGTCGATCTGCGCCTATTTCGCGGTGATGGCGGTGCTTGCGACCGTGCTCAAGGGCGCGGGCGGGGCATGGCTGCAATCGCTGTCCGCGGCGCTGCTGGCCGCGATGGTCGTTGCCGCGATGGTGCTTGTCCCGAGCCAGCGCGCGCGGGGCTGGGCCAAGGTCAAGATCGCCAAGCATTTCTTCGAACATCGCTACGATTACCGCCTCGAATGGCTGCGCTTCACGGAAACGCTGGGCGATGCCGGACAGGATGCCCGGCCGCTTGGCGAACGGGTGGTCAAGGCGTTCGCCGACATTCTCGAAAGTCCCGGCGGCCTGCTGATCGAGCGCGACGTTTCGGGGCGGACGGCCGTGTGCGCGCTGTGGAACTGGTCCGGCCGCAGTCCCGACGAAACGGACATGGCCGCTGACGAGGCTTTCTGGGCATCGCTTGGCGGCGAGGGCATAATCGAACTGACCGCGTCCGGCAGCGGCCTGGTGCCGAACTGGCTGGTGACGCTCGACCAGGCGTGGGTCGGTATTCCGCTGATCCACCAGGGCGCGGCGGTCGGACTGGTGGTGATCGGCGCGCCCGATTACCGCCGCGCGCTCGACTGGGAAGATTACGACCTGCTCAAGACCGCGGGCCGGCAGGCGGCGAGCGCCTTTTCCGAGGCCCAGGGCCAGCGCGCGCTGGCCGACGCGCAGCGGTTCGAGGAGTTCAATCGGCGCTTCGCCTTCATCCTCCACGACATCAAGAACCTCGCCAGCCAACTCTCGCTGCTCGCCCGCAATGCCGAGCGCCACGCGGAGAATGCCGAATTCCGCGCCGACATGATCGCCACGCTGAAAATGTCGATCGGCAAGATGAACGGGCTGCTCGCGCGACTGTCGCCGCAGGCGTCGGGACGTGGGCAGCGTATCCAGCCGCAGCCACTGCGCGACATCCTTGCTTCGGCGATCGCCAACCGGCGCGGCGCGCATGACGTGCGCTTGCTCGGCGATTGCAGCGAATGGGCGGTGGTCGACGCCGCGGGGCTGGAGCAGGCGGTCGGCCACCTGGTCCAGAATGCGGTCGAAGCCACCGGCGGGCCGTCGGGTGTCACCGTCCGCGTGTCCCGGTCCGGTGGGGGCGTCGCCATCGCCATCGCCGACACCGGGTCGGGCATGGACGCGGAATTTGTTCGCAACCGCCTGTTCCAGCCGTTCGCATCGACCAAGGACACCGGCTTCGGCATCGGAGCGTTCGAGGCCAAGGGCGTGATCGAGGCGATGGGCGGACGCATCGCCGTCGACAGCCGCCCGGGCGCGGGCACCACCTTCACTCTTCACCTGCGGGCGGCACAAGCGCCCTCCGCCGACCAGCGAGATGTCGCATGA
- the prsR gene encoding PEP-CTERM-box response regulator transcription factor has product MSSQSDLPVLLVVEDDEGLQRQLKWAYDGYTVVAAHDRPQALEALRAHEPAVVTLDLGLPPDPDGTEEGFATLSEILALKPDTKVIVASGHGARESALKAVALGAYDFYRKPIDIDELGLIVARAFHLHAIESENRALDQSSGSTVLGEIITAAPEMLKVARTIERVATANVSVMLLGASGTGKELLARAVHEQSGRKTGPFVAINCAAIPENLLEAELFGYERGAFTGAVKSTVGKVEMAQGGTLFLDEVGDIPLPLQVKLLRFLQERVIERIGGRQPIAVDTRIVCATHQDLDAMTADGRFREDLYYRLAEIVVKIPSLAERPGDAVLLARHFANRFARDMNPRVQGLSPDAVAAVSAHPWPGNVRELENRIKRAVIMADGKLVGAADLDLPGSSTHDQPTINLRAARELADRKAIRWALSHTENNISGAAKLLGISRPTLYDLLKQYQLGA; this is encoded by the coding sequence ATGAGCAGTCAATCCGACCTTCCCGTCCTGCTTGTCGTCGAGGATGACGAGGGCCTGCAGCGTCAGCTGAAATGGGCCTATGACGGCTACACCGTGGTCGCCGCCCACGACCGGCCGCAGGCGCTCGAGGCGCTGCGCGCGCACGAACCCGCGGTGGTGACGTTAGACCTTGGCCTGCCGCCCGATCCCGACGGCACGGAGGAAGGCTTTGCCACCCTGAGCGAGATCCTGGCACTCAAGCCCGACACCAAGGTCATCGTCGCGTCCGGCCACGGCGCCCGCGAAAGCGCGCTGAAGGCCGTCGCGCTTGGCGCGTATGATTTCTATCGCAAGCCGATCGACATTGACGAACTCGGGCTGATCGTCGCCCGCGCCTTCCACCTTCACGCCATCGAGTCCGAGAACCGGGCGCTGGACCAGTCGAGCGGGTCGACCGTCCTGGGCGAGATCATCACCGCGGCGCCGGAAATGCTCAAGGTCGCCCGCACCATCGAGCGCGTCGCGACCGCCAATGTGTCGGTCATGCTGTTGGGCGCCAGTGGCACCGGCAAGGAATTGCTCGCCCGGGCGGTCCACGAGCAGAGCGGGCGCAAGACCGGCCCCTTCGTCGCCATCAACTGCGCGGCGATTCCGGAGAACCTGCTGGAGGCCGAGCTTTTCGGTTACGAGCGCGGCGCTTTTACCGGCGCCGTGAAATCGACCGTCGGCAAGGTGGAGATGGCGCAGGGCGGCACGCTGTTCCTCGACGAGGTCGGCGACATCCCGCTGCCTCTGCAGGTCAAGCTGCTGCGCTTCCTGCAGGAGCGAGTGATCGAGCGAATCGGCGGACGCCAGCCGATCGCGGTCGACACGCGCATCGTCTGCGCCACCCACCAGGATCTGGACGCGATGACCGCCGACGGCCGCTTCCGCGAAGACCTGTACTACCGGCTGGCCGAGATCGTGGTGAAAATCCCCTCGCTGGCCGAACGGCCGGGCGATGCCGTCCTGCTCGCCCGCCATTTCGCCAACCGCTTCGCGCGGGACATGAACCCGCGCGTGCAGGGGTTGTCGCCCGACGCGGTAGCGGCGGTCTCCGCCCATCCCTGGCCGGGCAATGTCCGCGAGCTGGAAAATCGCATCAAACGCGCGGTGATCATGGCCGACGGAAAGCTGGTCGGCGCGGCCGACCTCGACCTGCCGGGGAGCTCAACCCACGATCAGCCGACGATCAACCTGCGCGCGGCGCGCGAGCTGGCCGACCGCAAGGCGATCCGCTGGGCCCTGAGCCACACCGAGAACAATATCTCGGGCGCGGCCAAGCTGCTGGGGATCAGCCGCCCGACGCTGTACGATCTGCTCAAGCAATATCAGTTGGGTGCCTAG
- a CDS encoding undecaprenyl-diphosphate phosphatase: protein MPILLLVIILGIVEGVTEFLPVSSTGHLILATELLGFNAEEWAVFNIAIQPGAILAIVVLYWRTFRDVLIGMFKASPDAWRFIRNIGVAFVPAVVLGVALGDRIDLLLGNAVVVAWALILGGVAILAIERFATTTDRGGVANVTFLHSVGIGLVQCLAMIPGVSRSGATILGAMGMGVDRKTAAEFSFFLAVPTLSGATVYQLFKHWDAIPEGQLGWIGLGSIVSFVVAYVVVKAFMAIVTRYGFGPFAWYRIAAGAAALVWLSMR, encoded by the coding sequence ATGCCCATCCTATTGCTCGTCATCATCCTCGGCATCGTCGAGGGCGTCACCGAATTCCTGCCGGTTTCGTCGACCGGTCACCTGATCCTCGCGACAGAGCTGCTCGGCTTCAACGCGGAAGAATGGGCGGTCTTCAACATCGCCATCCAGCCCGGCGCGATCCTGGCTATCGTGGTGCTGTACTGGCGCACCTTTCGCGACGTCCTGATCGGCATGTTCAAGGCCAGCCCGGACGCCTGGCGCTTCATCCGCAATATCGGCGTGGCCTTCGTGCCCGCGGTCGTGCTCGGCGTGGCGCTGGGCGATCGCATCGACCTGCTGCTCGGCAATGCCGTCGTCGTCGCCTGGGCGCTGATCCTGGGCGGTGTCGCGATTCTCGCCATCGAACGGTTCGCCACCACGACCGACCGCGGCGGGGTCGCCAATGTCACGTTCCTCCATTCGGTCGGCATCGGGCTGGTCCAGTGCCTGGCGATGATCCCGGGCGTCAGCCGGTCGGGCGCGACCATCCTCGGCGCGATGGGCATGGGCGTCGACCGCAAGACCGCGGCGGAGTTCAGCTTCTTCCTCGCCGTGCCGACGCTCAGCGGCGCGACGGTCTATCAGCTGTTCAAGCATTGGGACGCGATTCCCGAAGGGCAGCTCGGTTGGATCGGGCTGGGCAGCATCGTCTCGTTCGTCGTCGCTTACGTGGTCGTGAAGGCCTTCATGGCGATCGTTACTCGCTACGGCTTCGGCCCGTTTGCCTGGTATCGCATCGCCGCCGGCGCGGCCGCTCTGGTCTGGTTGTCAATGCGCTGA
- a CDS encoding complex I NDUFA9 subunit family protein: MINPENRIVTVFGGGGFIGRYVCEELFGKDVRVRIACRQPRVAHFLQPLAALGQLGTVRADLLNADSVRAAVRGASAVINLVGIFKGPLQGVHVDGARTVAEAAREASATALIHISAIGADVDSEATYGRTKGEGEEAVRKAFPGATIFRPSIVFGAEDGLTNRLAALSRLPVLPVIAAERRFQPVYVKDLAQAVAMAALDPGRFGGKTFDIGGPQVMTMEDIYALSARAAGREPELLELPNFASNILSWFGFLPGAPLTRDQWKMLQSDNLPAKKSKGLEAFGIAPTALGSVAPLWLERYRPGGRFMSGSPRQAA, encoded by the coding sequence ATGATAAACCCTGAGAATCGGATCGTGACCGTGTTCGGCGGCGGCGGCTTCATCGGCCGCTACGTCTGCGAGGAACTGTTCGGCAAGGATGTCCGGGTACGGATCGCGTGCCGCCAGCCGCGGGTCGCGCATTTCCTTCAGCCGCTGGCCGCGCTGGGCCAGCTGGGCACGGTCAGGGCCGACCTGCTGAACGCGGATTCGGTCCGCGCCGCGGTGCGCGGCGCATCGGCGGTGATCAACCTGGTCGGGATCTTCAAGGGGCCGCTGCAGGGCGTCCATGTCGACGGCGCGAGAACCGTCGCGGAGGCCGCGCGCGAAGCCAGCGCGACGGCGCTCATCCACATTTCAGCGATCGGCGCAGACGTCGATTCCGAAGCGACCTACGGCCGCACCAAGGGCGAGGGCGAGGAAGCGGTGCGCAAGGCGTTCCCCGGCGCCACCATCTTCCGCCCGTCGATCGTCTTCGGCGCCGAAGACGGGCTGACCAACCGGCTCGCGGCGTTGTCACGGCTCCCCGTCCTGCCGGTCATCGCGGCGGAGCGGCGGTTCCAGCCGGTCTACGTCAAGGACCTGGCACAGGCAGTCGCGATGGCGGCGCTCGACCCCGGGCGCTTCGGCGGCAAGACGTTCGACATCGGCGGGCCGCAGGTGATGACGATGGAGGACATTTACGCCCTGTCGGCTCGCGCGGCGGGACGAGAGCCGGAGCTGCTCGAACTGCCCAACTTCGCGTCGAATATCCTGTCATGGTTCGGCTTCCTGCCGGGCGCGCCGCTGACCCGCGACCAATGGAAGATGCTGCAAAGCGACAACCTGCCGGCGAAGAAGTCGAAGGGACTGGAAGCTTTCGGTATCGCGCCGACCGCGCTCGGTTCGGTCGCGCCGCTGTGGCTCGAACGCTATCGCCCGGGCGGCCGTTTCATGTCCGGTTCGCCCCGGCAAGCCGCCTGA
- a CDS encoding SLC13 family permease, which translates to MTFDQILTLLVLAAVVAALIWDKLRSDVVALAGAAFLLMTGVVRPVEVQAAFASPAIVALASLFVIAYAMELSGLLDTAIAKVVALCKRIGAAGLWVLIGLSGILSAFLNNTPIVVLAAPVVRDVAKSLNRSPKRYLIPLSYAAVLGGCCTLIGTSTNLLVADMAMAAGQPRFGIFEITPVGLWVALIGGIYLMLIGSRLIKADDGAEEMATAEAAEKSEDFRAPGLQGGIIGHVQPFTEHVDLQPWKAITSSAIFVGVVAAAALNIAPIAACAFAGAVLLILLKVVTADEAYAGLRPEVLMLIAGMIVLGIALDETGLAGSATTLLLGSMEDMSPLLALIILYGATLFATEILSNATVAVLFTPVAVTMAEAFSVSPRPFLTAIMIAGSAAFATPFGYQTNVIVYQMGGYNYMDFMKVGLPLNLITWVVGVIAIQYYFPF; encoded by the coding sequence ATGACCTTCGACCAGATACTGACCCTCCTCGTGCTCGCCGCGGTGGTTGCCGCACTAATTTGGGACAAGCTGCGATCGGATGTCGTTGCCTTGGCCGGGGCAGCGTTCCTGCTGATGACCGGCGTTGTCCGCCCGGTCGAGGTGCAGGCCGCCTTCGCCAGCCCGGCAATCGTCGCGCTCGCGTCGCTATTCGTCATTGCTTACGCGATGGAATTGTCGGGCCTGCTCGACACCGCGATCGCCAAGGTCGTCGCCCTTTGCAAACGCATTGGAGCGGCCGGGCTATGGGTCCTGATCGGATTGTCCGGCATCTTATCCGCCTTTCTCAACAATACGCCGATCGTCGTGCTGGCCGCCCCGGTGGTTCGCGACGTCGCCAAGTCGCTCAACCGATCGCCCAAGCGGTATCTGATACCCTTGTCTTACGCGGCGGTGCTTGGCGGCTGCTGCACGCTGATCGGCACGTCGACCAACCTGCTTGTCGCGGACATGGCGATGGCCGCGGGCCAGCCGCGCTTCGGCATATTCGAGATTACCCCGGTCGGCCTGTGGGTGGCACTGATCGGCGGCATCTACCTGATGCTGATCGGCAGCAGGCTGATCAAGGCGGATGACGGCGCGGAGGAAATGGCCACTGCGGAAGCTGCCGAAAAGTCGGAGGATTTTCGCGCGCCAGGTCTGCAGGGCGGGATCATCGGCCACGTCCAACCCTTCACCGAACATGTCGACCTGCAACCGTGGAAGGCGATCACGTCGTCGGCGATATTCGTCGGCGTCGTCGCTGCCGCGGCGCTGAACATCGCGCCTATCGCCGCCTGCGCGTTTGCCGGGGCCGTGCTCCTGATCTTGCTGAAGGTCGTGACCGCGGACGAGGCCTATGCCGGCTTGCGGCCGGAAGTGCTGATGCTCATCGCCGGCATGATCGTGCTCGGCATCGCCCTCGACGAAACCGGTCTTGCCGGATCGGCAACCACTCTACTGCTCGGGTCGATGGAGGACATGAGCCCCTTGCTCGCGCTGATCATCCTCTACGGCGCCACCTTGTTCGCGACCGAGATCCTGTCCAACGCAACCGTTGCCGTGCTGTTCACGCCGGTCGCCGTGACGATGGCCGAAGCCTTCTCCGTCAGCCCCCGCCCGTTCCTGACCGCAATCATGATCGCCGGCAGCGCGGCCTTCGCCACGCCGTTCGGCTACCAGACGAACGTCATCGTCTACCAGATGGGCGGGTACAACTACATGGATTTCATGAAGGTCGGCCTGCCGCTCAACCTTATCACCTGGGTCGTCGGGGTAATCGCGATCCAGTATTATTTTCCGTTCTGA
- a CDS encoding gamma carbonic anhydrase family protein, with product MPLYRLGDRSPALADSAWAAPSADLIGDVHLAERASVWFGAVIRADNTPIHIGADSNVQDGAVGHSDPGAPLTIGRRVTIGHLAIVHGCTVGDDCLIGMGARILNGAKIGPECLVGAGALIPEGKSFDGGSLIVGVPGRVVRPLTDQEKAMLRISAAHYAEKAARYRDELQPV from the coding sequence ATGCCGCTTTACCGGCTGGGGGATAGATCCCCGGCCCTCGCCGACAGCGCCTGGGCCGCACCTTCCGCCGACCTGATCGGCGACGTGCACCTGGCCGAGCGCGCCTCGGTCTGGTTCGGTGCCGTCATCCGGGCCGACAATACGCCGATCCACATCGGTGCGGACAGCAACGTGCAGGACGGCGCGGTCGGCCACAGCGACCCCGGCGCGCCGCTCACTATCGGCCGTCGGGTGACCATCGGCCACTTGGCCATCGTCCACGGCTGCACCGTCGGCGATGATTGCCTGATCGGCATGGGCGCCCGTATCCTCAATGGCGCAAAAATCGGTCCGGAATGCCTGGTCGGCGCGGGCGCGCTCATCCCCGAAGGCAAATCATTCGACGGCGGCAGCCTGATCGTCGGGGTGCCCGGCCGCGTCGTTCGCCCGCTGACCGACCAGGAAAAGGCGATGCTGCGGATTTCCGCTGCGCATTATGCGGAAAAAGCGGCGCGCTACCGCGATGAGCTCCAGCCCGTCTAG
- a CDS encoding glutathione S-transferase family protein gives MWQLYQFPLCPFSRKVRLVLAEKGIGHELVRENPWERRDEFIDLNPAGETPVMVDTETGAVLIGSQPIVEYLDETVEKMPMIHGNAVLRAEIRRLVEWFDEKLYREAVEPLMNERMRKRIVSRESPDTRILRDSMRIANGHLDYMDYLLDHRRWLAGPGLSLADFTAAAHLSVIDYLGALDWRGHQQTKDWYAVMKSRPCFRPLLGERMEVIVPPQHYDKVDF, from the coding sequence ATGTGGCAACTCTATCAATTTCCGCTCTGTCCGTTTTCGCGCAAGGTCCGGCTGGTCCTGGCGGAAAAAGGCATTGGCCATGAGCTGGTGCGCGAAAACCCGTGGGAGCGGCGCGACGAGTTCATCGACCTCAATCCCGCCGGCGAAACGCCGGTCATGGTCGACACCGAAACCGGCGCGGTCCTGATCGGCAGCCAGCCGATCGTCGAATATCTCGACGAGACGGTGGAGAAGATGCCGATGATCCACGGCAATGCCGTGCTGCGCGCGGAAATCCGCCGCCTGGTCGAATGGTTCGACGAGAAATTGTACCGCGAGGCGGTCGAGCCGCTGATGAACGAGCGGATGCGCAAGCGCATTGTAAGCCGCGAAAGCCCGGACACGCGCATCCTTCGCGATTCGATGCGCATCGCCAACGGGCACCTCGACTACATGGATTACCTGCTCGATCACCGCCGCTGGCTGGCCGGGCCGGGCCTGAGTTTGGCGGATTTCACGGCAGCCGCGCATTTGAGCGTGATCGACTATCTCGGTGCGCTCGACTGGCGCGGACATCAGCAGACCAAGGACTGGTATGCGGTGATGAAATCGCGGCCCTGCTTCCGTCCCCTGCTGGGCGAACGAATGGAAGTCATCGTGCCGCCGCAGCATTACGATAAGGTGGACTTCTAG
- a CDS encoding peptide MFS transporter gives MTVADATPDYEVGDRDDRAFLGHPKGLGYLGFTEACERFSYYSMQTLLVLYMVNYLLVPGRMEDVLGLEWLRTHVYDGLQGQPLASAIFGTYTALVYATPILGGIIADRWLGRNTTLIIGGVLMAIGHFLMAIESAFLFALLALLLGVGAFKGNIATQVGALYGPNDLRRAMAFQIFYIFINASVIVAPLISGTLGERVGWHYGFGCAGIVMIIGLVIYLMGQKHLPNESKASRTDAKATREPMTRDDWTRLAALLLLIPVLAISLLTNQEIFNAYLVWGDQRFNLQFMGTTLPTSWLITLDAGVSFAMLVAVAAFWKWWGRTRREPDEISKMIIGSVFTVAGGLCLFTAAATTPDDAKIGLFWPVMFHLLNSIGFAHILPISLALFSKIAPKQITATVIGLYYFGFFGANALVGYIGGLYSSLPTTTFWLIHVASAAFGLVAFIVFKLVLGKRMTDTVQDQARVLS, from the coding sequence ATGACGGTTGCTGATGCCACGCCCGATTATGAAGTCGGCGACCGCGACGACCGCGCCTTTCTCGGCCATCCAAAGGGTCTCGGCTACCTGGGCTTCACCGAGGCCTGCGAACGCTTCTCCTATTATTCCATGCAGACGCTGCTGGTGCTCTACATGGTCAATTACCTGCTCGTGCCCGGGCGGATGGAAGACGTCCTCGGGCTCGAATGGCTGCGCACCCACGTCTACGACGGGTTGCAGGGTCAGCCGCTGGCGTCGGCCATCTTCGGAACCTACACCGCGCTGGTCTACGCGACCCCGATCCTGGGCGGGATCATCGCCGACCGGTGGTTGGGGCGGAACACCACCCTGATCATCGGCGGCGTGTTGATGGCGATCGGCCATTTCCTGATGGCCATTGAATCCGCATTCCTGTTCGCCCTGCTTGCGCTGCTGCTCGGCGTCGGCGCGTTCAAGGGCAATATCGCGACCCAGGTCGGCGCGCTCTACGGGCCAAACGACCTCCGCCGGGCGATGGCTTTCCAGATTTTCTACATCTTCATCAACGCCAGCGTCATCGTCGCGCCGCTGATCTCCGGAACCCTTGGGGAGCGCGTCGGCTGGCATTACGGCTTCGGCTGCGCCGGCATCGTCATGATCATCGGGCTGGTCATCTACCTGATGGGCCAGAAGCACCTGCCGAACGAAAGCAAGGCGAGCCGGACCGATGCCAAGGCGACGCGCGAGCCGATGACCCGGGATGACTGGACGCGCCTGGCGGCCCTGCTCCTGCTCATTCCGGTGCTGGCGATCTCGCTGCTGACCAATCAGGAAATCTTCAACGCCTACCTCGTCTGGGGCGACCAGCGGTTCAACCTCCAGTTCATGGGCACGACATTGCCGACCAGCTGGCTGATCACGCTCGATGCGGGCGTCAGCTTCGCGATGCTGGTGGCGGTCGCCGCATTCTGGAAATGGTGGGGCCGAACCCGGCGCGAGCCCGATGAGATCAGCAAGATGATCATCGGCAGCGTCTTTACCGTGGCCGGCGGCCTGTGCCTGTTCACCGCCGCTGCGACCACGCCGGACGACGCCAAGATCGGGCTGTTCTGGCCGGTCATGTTCCATCTGCTCAACAGTATCGGCTTCGCCCACATCCTGCCGATCAGCCTCGCGCTGTTCTCCAAGATCGCGCCGAAGCAGATCACCGCGACCGTGATCGGGCTGTATTACTTCGGCTTCTTCGGCGCCAATGCGCTCGTCGGCTATATCGGCGGGCTCTATTCCTCGCTGCCGACGACGACCTTTTGGCTAATCCATGTCGCCAGCGCGGCGTTCGGGCTGGTCGCATTCATCGTCTTCAAGCTGGTGCTGGGCAAGCGCATGACCGATACCGTCCAAGACCAGGCCCGGGTGCTCAGCTGA
- a CDS encoding DUF1206 domain-containing protein, with protein sequence MAETRAGEIAHESSFIQLCRVGFLGRGILYLLIGLLVLGTGRTEDLTGALEYIGEGWGRFLLMGITVGLAAYGLWRLADAAFGIEHPIKDNKNYRKRAIAAGIGTIYILMAYKAVRILLTERGGEDQTQQNAGTVLDLPGGNIVLAAIAIGLAIGGASQLNKAMKCSFLQNLDGRATGDAVKWLGRIGYAARGTIMILVGVLIGRAAIESQSSEAGGMEQALDMLSGPVLYAVAAGLMLFGLFSVIEGLFRRLHAPDKADIKRKIDQALPD encoded by the coding sequence ATGGCCGAGACTCGCGCCGGCGAAATCGCACACGAGAGCAGCTTCATCCAGCTGTGCCGTGTCGGCTTCCTTGGCCGCGGCATCCTGTATCTCCTGATCGGCCTGCTGGTGCTGGGCACCGGCCGCACGGAAGATCTGACCGGGGCCCTTGAATATATCGGCGAAGGCTGGGGACGCTTCCTGCTGATGGGTATCACCGTGGGCCTTGCCGCCTACGGGCTGTGGCGGCTGGCTGATGCTGCCTTTGGCATCGAACATCCGATCAAGGACAACAAGAATTACCGCAAGCGGGCCATCGCCGCGGGCATCGGGACAATCTACATTCTGATGGCCTACAAGGCCGTGCGCATCCTGCTGACGGAGCGCGGCGGCGAGGACCAGACGCAGCAGAACGCCGGCACCGTGCTCGACCTCCCGGGCGGCAACATCGTCCTCGCGGCGATCGCCATCGGCCTCGCCATCGGCGGCGCGTCGCAGCTCAACAAGGCGATGAAATGCTCGTTCCTGCAGAACCTCGACGGGCGTGCCACGGGCGACGCGGTAAAGTGGCTTGGCCGGATCGGCTATGCGGCCCGCGGAACGATCATGATCCTCGTCGGCGTCCTCATCGGGCGCGCCGCGATCGAAAGCCAGTCGTCGGAGGCGGGCGGCATGGAGCAGGCTCTCGACATGCTGTCCGGGCCGGTCCTGTATGCCGTCGCGGCAGGGCTGATGCTGTTCGGGCTGTTCAGCGTCATCGAAGGCCTCTTCCGCCGCCTCCACGCGCCCGACAAGGCGGACATCAAGCGCAAAATCGACCAGGCGTTGCCCGATTGA